One Triticum dicoccoides isolate Atlit2015 ecotype Zavitan chromosome 4B, WEW_v2.0, whole genome shotgun sequence genomic window carries:
- the LOC119290989 gene encoding chloride conductance regulatory protein ICln-like yields MAPGLKRFTDVAGDGTPRLDDAAGEELMCVERAASVALGSRAPEPPGTLFITTRRVIWLSEAEKGKGYAVDFLDITLHAVSRDPEAYPSPCLYTQIEAKADSDEEDGDFDSEANGDSQLPKISEMRIILADAAQLDSLFDAFCHCAELNPDPTAEENEDGEGMTNGGWIHGDEDEHMVDGIDPEFFIPTPIGQNGGDGLSSSVLELQINDQRFEDAEEEEARENGH; encoded by the exons ATGGCGCCAGGGCTCAAACGCTTCACCGACGTCGCCGGAGACGGCACGCCCCGCCTCGACGACGCCGCCGGCGAGGAGCTCATGTGCGTGGAGCGCGCCGCCTCGGTCGCCCTCGGCAGCCGCGCGCCGGAGCCCCcgggaaccctcttcatcaccaccAG GAGGGTGATTTGGCTCAGCGAGGCGGAGAAGGGCAAAGGATACGCGGTGGACTTCCTGGACATCACGCTCCACGCAGTGTCGCGCGACCCGGAGGCGTACCCCTCGCCGTGCCTCTACACTCAG ATTGAAGCCAAAGCTGACTCTGATGAAGAGGATGGTGATTTTGACTCTGAAGCAAATGGTGACTCACAGCTACCAAAAATCTCTGAGATGCGTATTATACTGGCAGATGCTGCCCAAC TAGATTCACTTTTTGATGCCTTCTGCCATTGTGCTGAGCTGAACCCTGATCCTACTGCTG AAGAAAATGAAGATGGTGAGGGTATGACCAATGGTGGTTGGATTCATGGTGATGAAGATGAACACATGGTTGATG GAATCGACCCTGAGTTTTTTATTCCCACCCCGATAGGTCAAAATGGTGGAGATGGCCTCAGTTCTTCAGTACTTGAG CTTCAAATCAATGACCAGCGTTTCGAGGatgcggaggaagaggaggcccgTGAAAATGGGCATTAA